Proteins from one Cicer arietinum cultivar CDC Frontier isolate Library 1 chromosome 3, Cicar.CDCFrontier_v2.0, whole genome shotgun sequence genomic window:
- the LOC101498711 gene encoding protein NRT1/ PTR FAMILY 5.2-like isoform X1 produces MEVIEEKGQLEEDYTQDGTVDLQGRPVLRSKTGRWKACYFLVGYELFERMAYYGISTNLVVYLTNKFHQGTVEASNNISNWGGSVWIMPLAGAYVADTYLGRYWTFVFASCIYLVGMCLLTLSVSLPSLRPPNCDVGVKFQNCPKASPLQKGIFFFALYIIVLGTGGTKPNISTMGADQFDDFDPREKSHKLSFFNWWYFTILIGVLFSTTLFVYIQDNIGWTLGYGLPTIGLAFSIFVFLLGTPLYRHKLPPGSPITRMLQVFVAAMRKWKLRVPEDTKELHELSMEEYACNGRIRIAHTSFLSFLDKAAIKTGQNSSWMLCTVTQIEETKQMSKLIPVLIFSIIPCTFGMHIGTLFIKQGMTLDKRMGPHFNVSPASLSAFTIIFMMIGIVVYDCVFVPVIRRYTKNPRGITILQRIEIGLVLNIVILVIACLVERKRLNVARENNLLGLHDTIPLTIFILLPQYALSGISDNFLEIAMMEFFYDQAPENMKSLGTACSTATYGLGGFLSTFILSAVADITQRHGRSGWILDNINVSHLDYYYAFVAALNILNFLGFVVVAKFFVYNDVKLSKSGLEMHATSSQDNIKFRQNTSQPDVKS; encoded by the exons ATGGAAGTCATTGAAGAAAAAGGGCAATTAGAAGAAGATTACACTCAAGATGGCACGGTAGACTTACAAGGTAGACCTGTTTTAAGATCAAAAACTGGAAGGTGGAAAGCTTGCTACTTCCTTGTAG GGTATGAATTGTTTGAGAGGATGGCTTATTATGGAATATCAACAAACTTAGTGGTGTATCTAACAAATAAGTTCCATCAAGGTACTGTGGAAGCTTCAAACAATATTAGTAATTGGGGAGGATCGGTGTGGATTATGCCACTTGCAGGAGCTTACGTAGCTGATACTTATCTTGGTCGATATTGGACTTTTGTATTTGCTTCGTGCATTTATCTTGTG GGAATGTGTTTGTTGACTCTATCAGTTTCATTACCATCATTAAGACCACCAAATTGTGATGTAGGCGTCAAATTCCAAAATTGCCCCAAGGCATCACCGTTGCAAAAAGGAATTTTCTTTTTTGCCTTGTACATCATTGTTTTAGGTACCGGGGGAACCAAACCCAACATTTCTACAATGGGAGCAGACCAATTTGATGACTTTGATCCTAGAGAGAAATCTCATAAACTTTCCTTCTTTAATTGGTGGTACTTTACCATTTTGATAGGTGTCCTTTTTTCTACCACTTTATTTGTTTACATACAAGATAATATAGGTTGGACCCTTGGATATGGTCTTCCAACCATTGGGCTCGCATTTTCAATCTTCGTGTTTCTATTAGGCACACCACTTTATAGACACAAGTTGCCTCCAGGGAGCCCTATAACTAGAATGCTTCAAGTATTTGTGGCTGCTATGAGAAAATGGAAGTTACGTGTCCCAGAAGATACAAAAGAGCTACATGAGTTGAGTATGGAGGAGTATGCATGTAATGGTAGAATTAGAATTGCTCACACCTCTTTCTTAAG TTTCCTTGATAAAGCAGCTATAAAGACCGGACAAAACTCATCATGGATGCTTTGTACAGTGACACAAATTGAGGAAACTAAACAAATGTCAAAACTGATTCCTGTTTTGATTTTCTCAATTATTCCATGCACTTTTGGAATGCACATTGGCACACTCTTTATTAAACAAGGCATGACGTTAGACAAAAGAATGGGACCTCATTTTAATGTCTCTCCTGCAAGTCTCTCAGCATTTACAATTATCTTCATGATGATAGGTATTGTAGTTTATGATTGTGTTTTTGTGCCTGTGATTCGACGCTACACTAAAAATCCTAGAGGAATCACAATACTACAAAGAATAGAAATTGGTCTTGTGTTGAACATCGTTATATTGGTCATTGCATGCTTGGTTGAGAGGAAGAGACTCAATGTTGCAAGAGAAAACAACCTCTTAGGACTACATGATACAATCCCTCTTACTATTTTCATTCTTCTCCCTCAATATGCCTTGTCAGGAATTTCTGATAACTTTCTTGAGATTGCCATGATGGAGTTCTTCTACGACCAAGCACCAGAAAATATGAAAAGCCTCGGAACAGCATGTTCTACAGCCACCTATGGTTTAGGAGGTTTTCTCAGCACTTTTATTCTATCAGCGGTTGCTGATATCACCCAAAGACATGGTCGTAGTGGTTGGATTTTGGATAATATAAATGTCTCccatttagattattattatgcATTTGTTGCAGCATTAAACATCCTCAACTTCCTTGGCTTTGTGGTTGTTGCCAAGTTCTTTGTATATAATGATGTAAAACTAAGCAAATCAGGTTTGGAGATGCACGCTACTTCATCTCAAGACAATATCAAATTTAGGCAAAACACTTCACAACCAGATGTCAAATCCTAG
- the LOC101498711 gene encoding protein NRT1/ PTR FAMILY 5.2-like isoform X2, whose translation MAYYGISTNLVVYLTNKFHQGTVEASNNISNWGGSVWIMPLAGAYVADTYLGRYWTFVFASCIYLVGMCLLTLSVSLPSLRPPNCDVGVKFQNCPKASPLQKGIFFFALYIIVLGTGGTKPNISTMGADQFDDFDPREKSHKLSFFNWWYFTILIGVLFSTTLFVYIQDNIGWTLGYGLPTIGLAFSIFVFLLGTPLYRHKLPPGSPITRMLQVFVAAMRKWKLRVPEDTKELHELSMEEYACNGRIRIAHTSFLSFLDKAAIKTGQNSSWMLCTVTQIEETKQMSKLIPVLIFSIIPCTFGMHIGTLFIKQGMTLDKRMGPHFNVSPASLSAFTIIFMMIGIVVYDCVFVPVIRRYTKNPRGITILQRIEIGLVLNIVILVIACLVERKRLNVARENNLLGLHDTIPLTIFILLPQYALSGISDNFLEIAMMEFFYDQAPENMKSLGTACSTATYGLGGFLSTFILSAVADITQRHGRSGWILDNINVSHLDYYYAFVAALNILNFLGFVVVAKFFVYNDVKLSKSGLEMHATSSQDNIKFRQNTSQPDVKS comes from the exons ATGGCTTATTATGGAATATCAACAAACTTAGTGGTGTATCTAACAAATAAGTTCCATCAAGGTACTGTGGAAGCTTCAAACAATATTAGTAATTGGGGAGGATCGGTGTGGATTATGCCACTTGCAGGAGCTTACGTAGCTGATACTTATCTTGGTCGATATTGGACTTTTGTATTTGCTTCGTGCATTTATCTTGTG GGAATGTGTTTGTTGACTCTATCAGTTTCATTACCATCATTAAGACCACCAAATTGTGATGTAGGCGTCAAATTCCAAAATTGCCCCAAGGCATCACCGTTGCAAAAAGGAATTTTCTTTTTTGCCTTGTACATCATTGTTTTAGGTACCGGGGGAACCAAACCCAACATTTCTACAATGGGAGCAGACCAATTTGATGACTTTGATCCTAGAGAGAAATCTCATAAACTTTCCTTCTTTAATTGGTGGTACTTTACCATTTTGATAGGTGTCCTTTTTTCTACCACTTTATTTGTTTACATACAAGATAATATAGGTTGGACCCTTGGATATGGTCTTCCAACCATTGGGCTCGCATTTTCAATCTTCGTGTTTCTATTAGGCACACCACTTTATAGACACAAGTTGCCTCCAGGGAGCCCTATAACTAGAATGCTTCAAGTATTTGTGGCTGCTATGAGAAAATGGAAGTTACGTGTCCCAGAAGATACAAAAGAGCTACATGAGTTGAGTATGGAGGAGTATGCATGTAATGGTAGAATTAGAATTGCTCACACCTCTTTCTTAAG TTTCCTTGATAAAGCAGCTATAAAGACCGGACAAAACTCATCATGGATGCTTTGTACAGTGACACAAATTGAGGAAACTAAACAAATGTCAAAACTGATTCCTGTTTTGATTTTCTCAATTATTCCATGCACTTTTGGAATGCACATTGGCACACTCTTTATTAAACAAGGCATGACGTTAGACAAAAGAATGGGACCTCATTTTAATGTCTCTCCTGCAAGTCTCTCAGCATTTACAATTATCTTCATGATGATAGGTATTGTAGTTTATGATTGTGTTTTTGTGCCTGTGATTCGACGCTACACTAAAAATCCTAGAGGAATCACAATACTACAAAGAATAGAAATTGGTCTTGTGTTGAACATCGTTATATTGGTCATTGCATGCTTGGTTGAGAGGAAGAGACTCAATGTTGCAAGAGAAAACAACCTCTTAGGACTACATGATACAATCCCTCTTACTATTTTCATTCTTCTCCCTCAATATGCCTTGTCAGGAATTTCTGATAACTTTCTTGAGATTGCCATGATGGAGTTCTTCTACGACCAAGCACCAGAAAATATGAAAAGCCTCGGAACAGCATGTTCTACAGCCACCTATGGTTTAGGAGGTTTTCTCAGCACTTTTATTCTATCAGCGGTTGCTGATATCACCCAAAGACATGGTCGTAGTGGTTGGATTTTGGATAATATAAATGTCTCccatttagattattattatgcATTTGTTGCAGCATTAAACATCCTCAACTTCCTTGGCTTTGTGGTTGTTGCCAAGTTCTTTGTATATAATGATGTAAAACTAAGCAAATCAGGTTTGGAGATGCACGCTACTTCATCTCAAGACAATATCAAATTTAGGCAAAACACTTCACAACCAGATGTCAAATCCTAG